The Vigna unguiculata cultivar IT97K-499-35 chromosome 1, ASM411807v1, whole genome shotgun sequence nucleotide sequence AATCAGCAACCAAGGGTGGCTGTAACCACAATTCATAATGAGAAATGAATGGCCATTAAAACATAATTAGgtgcattttcgtttttgatCTTTGGATTAGCTTAAAGCactagtttaaaaggaaaaagtgaAGGTTTAGGGAAGGTTTTGCAAGGCTGAAAATATACCTAGAAAACAGAGACGAAAAGTGAGAGTGAGGGGAGTGTCGTGAGTGAATTTTGAGGCTGAGTTGAGGAGAATCAAGGGTGGCCATTAGTGATCAAAGGAAGAGTTTGAATTTCCAAGTTTAGCataggaaaccaggttaggggagctgaacccgcTTCTTTGcatgttttaatttattctgTGTGAAAGCATAAACCACTGTATGTGTATTTTGGTAAACTGTATGAGTTTTCGCGTTTCTGGAAAAATCTCCAGAAACCGCCTCGCGGGCTgctcatagccgccaggcggcacatgtcATTTTAGTGCATTTTCTGGGTTCCATGAGGAACTGCCTGGCGATGAATCCCtgtaccgccaagcgccattGAGCAGTACCCCAGTTTCTAGGTTCTatgatgaactgcctggcggtcaTGCATacccgctaggcgacgcgagTCGAATTGGCTCGGTTTGGATGTTTTGTGTGATCTGGAATGATTCTAATCGGGTAAAAGTGTAGTCCCACTTGAGGATTGATGATTTGGATTGCTACATTGCAGAGTTTACCAtggtttaatgtttaatttgatAATGTACTATGAAAACCTTTTGTGGTCGAATGTTGGGGCACATCGCTGTTTAATTAGACTTTGAATCATGTGAAATTGCAGCTAGAATAATTAAATGAAGTCACTAGGAATTTAATTACTTTGACTGGGATGGAATTTGGATAAAGAATACAGTAGATAGCAAAGAATGGTGAAGTGGTAGGGGCACGGGGTCTGGGAAAAGATCTGAAGTTGGTTGGGGGGTATACACCGCCTGGTGGCGCGGGTTTCGCCGCCAGGCGCCGACGCAGAGGTAGTAATACTGCGTTGACGAGATGAATGTTGAGGATCGGGGTAGTTATTCTGGAAAGAATGAGATAAAATACGATGAACTCGGGTCGGGAAAGGAATAAGTCATGAGCTATTTCTACTTTAATTGTGGTCAAGTATGTTGGGTAGGTTTTGTGAATATAATAGCACAAGAATTGTCAGCATCCTGGGGAAGACTTAAATCTAGTTTGGATCAGGTGGTGTTGGCTGTGGTGGGGTTGAGTTAATTGCAATAGTGAGTGGAAGAATGAAATAAGGCAAGGGCACGGGATGATGCGTTAATTTTAGCAAGTATGAAACCTTGAACATGGTAAAATGAGAGCAAGCTATTAATCTGAGAATTGTTATTGCTTGGAGTAATGAACAAATTTTCTGAATTTGTAGTAGCAAGTTGGTTAGCCTGGGTTTTTAATACTACACATAATACAGTCTTAGAATAGGGACTGCTAGAATTGGGAACATAAATGGTTAGAGTACATTGTGGTTGGCTGAATTCTTAAGAAATGATGTGTTATGGTTATATGGTAAGTTTTACATTTAGTACCAGAAATCTAGTAGTATTGAGAGAAATCTGAGATAGAGAACATGAACCAGAAGAGATTGTTGTACTGATACAGCGCCTAGCGGGAGGGAACGGTTCCGCCAGGCAATAGAGAAGAATTCAGAGAGTGCCTGATAGCGCAGAGCCTGGCGGTCAGGTCTGTGGTGTCAGGCGATATCTACCCAACAGGGAGTCACTGTTACGcgggcgcctggcggtgagggtaataccgccaggcggtacctgCAGCGAGGAGAATTTTTTAGGCGTTGTGCGCTTGGCGGTACggacacccgccaggcggtctgggagctggcagcgcctggcggcacgtgtcccccgccagacgGTCCACTATAACCCAGATGGCATCATGACTCCTCAGATGACATCATGACTCCTCAGATGGCATCATGACTCCTCACAGTCTGTGGCAAATGGATAACAAAGTCAATAGCAATGCTATCCCATTCCACTTTGGTATCTCTAGCTATTAGCTCGAAAAGTCGAACAGTAGTTTTGTCGCATTCTCTCGCTTAaacgagacctcctcgcctgaacgagatgaactctcgctcaaaacaggagctcgtcgcctgagcgacatcTTGCACAACACCTGAGAGGGTTCTGATACTTTCTCTTAGGTGAGCTCCATTCGCTTGGGTGAGATTATCATATTTCCTCCACTATTCACACAGGCCAGCACATAGATTCATCTAGAGCAATGCAAAATACATATTCATATCATGTTAAGCATCATTCAAACACCATAAGCACGAAACAAAGCTAAAAAAACAAGCAAAGTACATCCAAAatcgaaaccctaacttccgTTACCTTATCAAGAACTATTGTGAGGGGTTTAAGCTAACATAATGGTACCACAGCTCCAAGGACAGCTTCACAAGCTAAAAGCACTAACATCAAAACAAGGACGGGTTACTACGATGAACCCTAAATGGAACCACAAGAAGGATCCAGCTGAGGAAAAAGAGTAAGAGTTGAAAACTAACTTACGTGAGCGAAAAAAGTGGGTTTGAGCTGACTTGAAGACAAATAGGATCTAAAACCCTATCAAAGCTCAGTTGAGAGAAATGAGAGGGAAAACAGTTGGTTCATTTCAGGAAAACAGGAGAATGAGTGAGTTAGAATGCTCTAGGAGCTTTGAACACCCTATAGACCAACCCTAGGTCCAACTGATTTAAAACAAGCCTTTAAACATTGGAGCAAAAATAATTGGGCTTTACAATACTGTTAGTgacaatttaatgaaaaaatcacattaattttattaaaaaaacatatgttgaggaaaaataattataaaaacaaataattaaatataacaaataaattactaattaaatcttatttattGTATCCTTTATTGAACATCGTTGTGTTCATATAAAATTCTATTTGCTTatatgtgttttctttttaaattattaacaatgtGCAAGTACAATAAATTTGTTTGAGTCTCATTGTGCTTGATACTCATCCATGCAATCCATGCAACATATCTCTTTGATTATGCACACTTTGAAGGGCAATATTATTTGTAGACAATATTAAACTATAGCAATAACTTTTCATTGAGTGACAATTTTCTCATTCAAAATTCTACTAGATCGAGATGACACATAAATTTAAGTTTTCACCAATTCAcatatttcaaagaaaaatttattgaaGTGATGTTATCagaatattttgtttgtaaatttTAGCATTCCCAACAAACTCCCACTTCTGAGGCTTTCTTGAAAAATCCTATCATTATTTTCACAAAAGCCACGTGATAGGATTTAACATCAAACATGGAAACCATTGGCAATTCAACCACAACAAACAGTGTAGCAGAGAAATCTTGACATCCAAAGATGTTTGACAATTGGATATTCCCCTTCACTTGCAGATGCTTTTTGGTGGCATGAAAATCTAGCAGTATTGCATTTATGAAATTTCAACAGGTGTATCAGCTTGTGCTCCCCATTCGGTCCAAGATCCATCATAAACTGCAACATCAGACTTTCCAAGACGATGCAGACCCTGAAAAAAGAGTTTATAATCTGAAGTAAGGAAAAGAGATTTCCCCTTTTTATCAAGTCtctaaaacagaaaaaaaattgaatgaaaccTCTAGTCTTGGAAATTACTACGACTAAAAGAGCATGCATGCATATGTTGGAAGTTGAACTATTAAAAATCTATAATCATGTTTTCCATTCCAAACTTTAGTTCAAGATATTCAAATGTGACTGAATAGGCATGTCCAATCTAATCTAACAAAGACAAGTACCAGCAGACCTAGGAGAGGATGgagaatcaaaattaaaaataaaaccaatgAAAGAAAGCAAATTGGAAAAACCAATAGGGAAAATACAATGATAAAAAATCTGACAAGAACAAAGTGAAGCAAAGGAGGGTATGACTTCtctgaataaaaaatattcgttTTAAGTAAATGATAAATGGAAGCCAAGGGACTGCCTAATGAAAATCCTTTCTAAgcaaattttccttttttacaaCCATAGAGCAATCCACAAAGGAAGCAATTTTATATATTCTCTTTCACAAAGCAACAGATAGATATAGACTCATCCAAATAGAGGGGGAGATGTACCAATGCAAGAATGCAAGCAGTTACGCCTGTTCCACATGAAGTAACAGCAGGGCTATCGAGAGAGATTCCTGCAGATCAATTTAATGCAGTCAGAGGTAAGAAGATCATGAAATGCGAGATTTAGTATAACAATTATCCATCGGAAGACATTCACACCTTCTTGTTCAAATCGCTTCTTCAGCTCATTTGTTGGTAACAATGTATATGAACTATCTAACATCTgtaaattaagataaataacATTGATAAAATAGTCTAACAAATATGTAATCTTTACTGATAGAACCAACAGTCAACAAAACTATATGGCTCAAGATCATACTGATGAATAATAGAGTAGTAGTTTAGGATAGTGATATAGAGACCTAGACCCCCCCATTCTTCACTAAGAGAACCTCCCATAAGCTTTTCCTTTTTCAGTTTATTTCTATAGCTCTCTCAATTTCAACAATTCCACTCAAACATAAATGTTCTCATGTGATAAGGCTCTCCTTGAATATGTGCTTAATTAAGCTGATTATCCAAACACACCCATATACGGAAGCCtagctagaaaaaaaaatgctataAAATGTTAAATCTAAAATGCCTTAGGTGAGCATATGCTGCACCTGGCCAAAAGGAATGCACTTGCTGCCAGGTACATGACCACTTCTGATTCCCTTTCTGGGCTCTGGAACAGCTCCATCAAACCTGCCAAAGGACAAAATCTACTTAAATCCGAGAAACGCATATCAAAAACAAAATCTTGAGTAAGAAACATTTCTTacattaagagaaaaaaataataaatcaatagAGTAACATTGATAAGAATTCTCCTGACATACAGCAATGACAACCAAAGTGATTAAGATATCTCCCACGAGGAGGGGTAAACATCTATTATGTAAATATCAGTTTTCATTTTGTACATGTTACTAGTTATTATGCACCTTTGACGTTATAAAACAGCATATGTCATGCCACAATCTTAACGTAGAGGAGTTGAGTTGTTATAGCACCACGGTTAACAGgattattaaaaaacatttttgccCTCCTTTTCTGAGTTTTGCAAGCCACCATTTTATATTCTTGTATGATTTCTTGTGtgttttgccattagaaacaatAGAGTTTGAAACCCTTCATCAATGATCCACACAAAAACACCTTACACTTGACCTAGTTCAAACTGAGAGCCAAGACTCGGCAACGTTTTTGCCGAAGTATGGCATCCTCTGCTGATCTGCCCAACCATGAAAATACTATATTGTTCACACACTGCACGGTGTGCAACTTATCTCTCTGCCACATCCTTCAGTGTTGTGTAGAGTGTAAACTCTTCAAAGTTCACAGTCCTCTGTTCCTATGCATTTCACAAACCACAGCCCCTTATCTATTTCCTTTTATTTGGTACAGTAATACTTTTTCAGTGTAGTACATCAACTTACTTAAAATTCGGTGGACTACTACTTTTCACCTCtaatgttttttacttttgttgGTTTCATATTATAAACTATGCCCAAGATGAAAAGTGATTATGAATTTAGAATATTAATTTCGATAATTGATTATGGATATGTCTTTGATTTTGGAtcatttagtatttttttaccatttaagtagcatatacatacatacatgcataaaTATATAGACATGTATGTCAAATGCATATCACGTGATGATATGAAAATACAAAAGGAATTAACTACAGTACCTCGGCTTTGATCGGGCATCTATGTGTTGGTGAGTTTTGTcctctatatttttctttacctgaagagaaataaaaaataataaatcatttgACCTGCAATATATTTATAAGTGTCCAACTTACATATGATGCCTCTTccagttttaattaattttggtaTTTCATAGACCAAACATTTCAAAGAGAATATCATATTGCCAAAAAATTCCATGGACCATAAATGTGTTCAACTTTTCTAGAGATTGCAACATGAATTAGGAATACTTCTGTAGATTTATCTGCAGTTACCAAGTTCAAATTcaagatatattattattatgattagaCAACGATGATGTCAAACCTATGATCATCAAACGTTTTCCTTGATATACAGGATTGGTTCCATAAACTGCCAACTTAAGTTTTTTTGGTGTACCAATAAAAACTCATCAAGGTATGAGTATCAAGACTTCGGTTGACCAGAGAAAAACATCAATGTACTGTATAGAGAGGTTTACCAGATACCATGACCATCTTGTAAATGGTATCACATTTAAGCTAAagatttctaaaaaataaaaggttttaTGGCTCCACATGATCTTGCCACCATTTATTTCATATCATTACTTTAAATTTCCAGAGTTCATATTTTCTACATTCAATTACATTTAAGCTAAagatttctaaaaaataaaaggttttaTGGCTTCACATGACCTTGCCACCACTTATTTCATATCATTACTTTAAATTGCCAGAGTTCATATTTCTACATTCAATTATTGACAAATAGAGTTAAATTCTTAGAATAATGAAAAAAGCAGGAAAATAGTCCTTTATAAAATTGGGTTCAGAGTTTCAAACTGCTTAAGTATTTCCCAAATTGCAGCTGCCACTTCAGTCTAACCTCATCCTTGTGATAACTAATTATGGACTCTCTAGAGGAAAAACCTTTTTGATAGCTCTACGACCATCAATATTGTCAACATTATATATCTAAAATGGACACAATACATTTATTTCTAAAGCAACCAACCTGATCAAGGTTCCAAACAAGATGTGGCTGAAATTTAGTCTCGAATGTGAGTGGGCCAACCTagcaagaaaaaattatatgagaaaattaatgcattaaaacaaagtaaaaatgtcaaattcTACACAATTAATCAAACTAAAAGAATTGGAACACAAAACACTAAGGAAATCACATTAAAATATATGGAAAGATTCTAAACTCACTGTTTGTCCTTTATATACTTTCTCAATAGCCTCACTTGCAGCACTGGCTTTAAGAATGGCATCACTTGAAGCACTAGATTCAACATCATAACCTGATGCACGCCATCTTGGCAGGCCACCATCTAACACCCAAACTCTGTCATGCCCAAATACTCGGAACATCCTTCAAGCAGAAAGAAGATGCATTACTTCAAATATTTAGCAAAATCCATGTTTCCACAATCTACACAATGTATTAATGTTCCCTTTTGTTAAACACTGAGGCTTACCACCAAACACGAGCTGCACTAAATAACCCTTTTCCATCATAAACAACCAAATCATCTTTGTTCTCTAAGCCAAGGGCAGAAACAGCAGCAGCAAAAGCTTCCTCAGATGGCAGCATGTGTGGTAACTGATCAATGAATACAAGTTAGCATTCACATATGATAAACCCTTTACTCATATCTATAGAAGAAGAGCAATATATGTGGGCCATCTTCCATTGATATGAATGGACCATGGGAGCAAATTAGGCCACTTGATACGAAGACAAATCAAGAGAGAACAGGTGGAATGGTTTGCACAGCAGAGGAAAAGACAAAAAAGAAGGGGATGTTGAGGTTGTTAACAGCAAGTTCAGCAGTCACAAGCTGAAAGGAGAGGACTGAGTCCTGATTATAATCAAATGATTCAGGAATCACTGGTTCCATGAATTAATATGGAATTCATATGAATAGGGGGGGTGAGAATTGAAGAGCTGCAAATTGTTGAGTGAATTGAATTAGGAGGAGTCTTGGAGTTCCCTTGTATTTGGAACTCTTGAGTATCTATTTTGCAGcctttgttttgttgttttgctCTGTATTACAGATGGCTACCTCTGAAATATCAGAGCTAGTTTCCACACCTTCCTTTCAATAATACTTAGTTCTATCAACATATTAGATATAATGGAGAAAATGAATTATATTAACAGACAGGACATATAGCACACAGGGCAGGAACAGACTATAAAACAATCATGAAACCAATAAGATTACTCACAGAACAAGATTTCAGAAAATGAATAACCGTGATATTCTAacaaaaaactataatttataaatagaaaagaaagagtCCCAAGAATTGAAATAGTAAAGCAGTATCCatcaaaaggaagtaaagaaaaacatTCAGTCATCATTCTAAGATCACTGAAATTGCAAAATATCCTTTGACAGTTGGTACTGACATGTATCTAGTTAGGttatttctctttcttcatcCACTTTCTGTAGTATACCACTGAAAGATCAGAATGTTACATACTATGCATGTAAACCTTGTTAACGTATaagaaaccaaaaataaatgtgtttcataaaaacaataaaacgaATGAAATAAATAGAGATACTGGATTACCTTTGTAGTACGATCTGCTATTCCATCTACGTCAAAGAAAAGGGCACCCGGAATGTGAGCAACCTGTTATTGAATTACACATTAAGTGAAAACGGtagaaaaaagaagttaaaattatataatgaagtACATGCAAGAGAACATGGTCAAGTGATATCGTATATCATTCAATTACTCCAAAACTTGATGCTCTAAGAATGTGATTTCCAATAAAATCATGCTGATACCTGATATTCTTGAATTGGATTCCTCTGTTCATCTGGCATGTACCATGAAGCATCCAGTACCTGAAACACAAATTATAGGCAAGAAAAGTTTAAGTATGttaattaatattcaaattcGATAGCATATAAGGATAACATGATATAAAGGCTCCTTTTTTATCAGATCATGCATATGTAGTATGGAGttttaaagaattataaataaattcaattgatGCCAATCACAGCATATTGACCATATAAATCCTAAACAAACAGCTTTATAATCACCTAAATAAGTGATTGAGTGCTAAGAATGTTCTATAAACCAGAACTACCATGTTTACAAGTTTTAATAGACatcaactaataaaatatactcTTGAAACAATACCATTCTCTAACTGGAAATACTGTGATTGTACCAGTGCCTAGATCGTTAATTACAAAGTTAACAATCAAAAGAACAGGGCACTTTAGTTAAATAACACACATACTGTATAGTTTGACAAGAGCTGTCACTAGTGAGATATATGGTTAGGCATGATAGTGGTAGAGATCAATcaattagtaattaaaaaaatcaagtgaaatttcattttcccaaatattataaaattagtaaACTGTTTGCTTAATCTGATAAAAGTAGTAAACCTTAGTACCTTGATATCTGGCATCTTCAGGTTATCATAAAGCCAATCAACAGAAACAACTGGCTCATTTGTTGATACAGATTGTGTAGAATATGCAGCTCTTCTACCAACTGAGGAAGAAGCCATACAAGGAACCCAACCAGTTGTTTTGCTGTTTTTGGATGTAGAAACTGGGACCGAGACAGTTTGTATACAAAACAGCCGTTTCTGCAAGTAAAAGGGTGAATTTTACAATAATATGTCGGCCAAATTAACAAACAACGCAGAAATAGATTAATGGGTTATACCGATGAACATTGGTTTGTTAGTATAAGAGATGAACAAGTCTTCATACTATcactaatatataattgaaaaccctctctttcaatttcttcaataaaatgttatacataACAGCACCAGCTCCGGATTTTGCACTGTCtcatttatatatagttattgcACAAATATGTATTTCAAAGACCAACAGCGATTTCTATGAAATTCCCAATGATTCactaatattcataaattaccAATTAAAAATGCACCCATAAAAGAATTAATACTTACATTCGAATTGATGAAAAATTGGAAATCTTTTAATCCAGTTcataagacaaaataaaattaaaattcatccCCACCAGATAGTATTTACTTCAAAAGGAACAAGCAAAGACCCAGCCATCCATGCCAATGTATTATGAAAATGCTGATGGGTACTTCAGTTGATACACTTACTTAAAACCAAACACTACAAAATTGAAGTTGAATGAAGCATATGCCATGGCAAATTGCCATTAAAGCATATCACCTAACTGTTCAACAACAGagaacacaaacaaaaaaattggaccaaAGCAAATCCCAAACCCCACACTCAAAAGTAAAAACTTTAATGAGAAACGCGCAACCCTGATACCCACAAATcgaaacaattttaaaaatcacaaaaagacCAAATTTTCACGGGCACAAAATGTCCGCTCTTGAAAGGAGGAAATTAACAAAGGAGTTaaaaaacaaagagagaaaTAAAGATACCCAAATGAAATTTCAGACAGAAGGGGTGAACCTTACACTGAATAAGGAAGAGAGAAACTGTGGCTGCTGAGTGAGGAACGACGAATGGTGGATCAATCGATGACCCGAAAGCATCTTTGAGAAAAGGGTCGAAGCCATTTTGATCAACGACCATATAAAAGAGTGGCCTCGAATAACCCGAACGGTCACAGATTGCgtcaaaagataaaacaaaataacaatgaCGGACAATAGAGGTGTCTGCGTTATGCTGTTTCCTTGTTCAGGGTATCTTTAGCCCAAGGTGTCACTGCCACTGCTCATGAATTAAGCAATATTTTATagaaattccatttttttttttctgaaattgtGGTTTTACTTTCCAAAGGCTTTTTGTTTAGTTGAAGTTAATGAGTTTTAATGTTTTACGGATGTTGAAGTTAATGAATTTTAGTGTTTTATggatgattattattttatttttaaaaatttaattcaagtGTTTATCTAAGGGAAGATAAATATAAGTTACACTGTCAATTTAATAAGTAttgtatgaataaataaatattattattctagcatttatatttaaagaaaaagtgaaaatagGATAGATATGTTGGGGTTGAATTGGTCACCAATCACATGTTTCGAAAATGTCTCCTAATCACGAACTTATTTCAACAGGAAGCATATTATACAGAGTTGAAAGATTGATGAAATGATTTAGTGGCATAAACATCAAACAGAATTCTACATTAATTTAATACAATGGAtatatctaaattttattaagcaAAAGCCTTCTGTTAAAATTCTAACactttataaatttcatttaagtgttatataaaataaagtttaaaacataaaaaagatatatttaatagATGTATAGCAATTCTGAGTGCAAATATTTTGTCTCATGATAAAACATCATATAGATCTTTTCACTTTGTCTAACAAGTGATCGTTGATGATCGAACGATAAATACAAATAGACATTAAGTTTGAAGATTATATCCAAAGCATAATTATACCTTGCACCATTTATCACCAAAGAGATTCGTGCCATATAGAAGTTTCATACAAATGTTTCTTAGAAATAGAGTTAAAATTGAGGTTTTAAAGTGAGACAATCTGACTCACATGAGTTGGTACATCACGGATTGAGTTAAAAAAGAGTCGGCTCAACacagtttattttttatgagtcagaaattttgtaacACGGTCTAACCTATCACGAGTTTATGGGTTAGTGGGTTTGATCACTTacgattttttcttttataaaataatcaattttattgcATAAGATTCGTTGCAGGCCATAATTATCACGGCTACAGTTTCAAGTTTTATGATAAAGGTGCATCCGTTTTGATTTTAACTTGAAAGCTTGGCTGCCGGGTTTTTTGTACATTGCAGGGAAATTGTTTTTTATCATTGCCATGCATTGATTTTTCTCCATAAGTGCTATGAATTCCAGCCCTTCACCATTCATCACTCACACCTATAAATAGGTGGTTTTGGTGCTTTCcaaaacacaccatctctcaATCTTCTCCTTCATTTTTCAAGCTCTCCTCTCTCTCATATTTCTTTCTTCTACTATCTAGGTTAAATACTCTTTCAAGATACTTTCTTGCTAGTTCTGAGATCCTCAGAAGATCCGAGAATTTCCTGTTGTATCCTGGGGGACTTGCGCAGCACACCACAAATAAGTCCTTAAGGATAGTGAATTTACACGTCTCAGGAAGTATCCTTTTTTGTTCGTGATTTGTCattttttacaacattttcta carries:
- the LOC114194234 gene encoding thiosulfate/3-mercaptopyruvate sulfurtransferase 1, mitochondrial-like, with translation MASTLFSKMLSGHRLIHHSSFLTQQPQFLSSLFSKRLFCIQTVSVPVSTSKNSKTTGWVPCMASSSVGRRAAYSTQSVSTNEPVVSVDWLYDNLKMPDIKVLDASWYMPDEQRNPIQEYQVAHIPGALFFDVDGIADRTTKLPHMLPSEEAFAAAVSALGLENKDDLVVYDGKGLFSAARVWWMFRVFGHDRVWVLDGGLPRWRASGYDVESSASSDAILKASAASEAIEKVYKGQTVGPLTFETKFQPHLVWNLDQVKKNIEDKTHQHIDARSKPRFDGAVPEPRKGIRSGHVPGSKCIPFGQMLDSSYTLLPTNELKKRFEQEGISLDSPAVTSCGTGVTACILALGLHRLGKSDVAVYDGSWTEWGAQADTPVEIS